A genomic window from Nematostella vectensis chromosome 9, jaNemVect1.1, whole genome shotgun sequence includes:
- the LOC5506643 gene encoding RNA-binding protein 7, which yields MASGGYSEKDCSVFVGNLDSRVTEEILWELFLQAGPLENVRIPTDKNTGQQRSFGFVEFSSPVSVHYASELLDGIRLYDRAINVKPQSNNQDAAMTPNRQSPLLLLTPKHNGRQKDLENSFERPEFRRSHSQPGQFWQQPGAQFPSHPGMFPYTPEMVSRGHPPFVSPQLPPNTYPQRQNYR from the exons ATGGCCTCAGGAGGATATAGCGAAAAAGACTGCTCGGTTTTTGTCGGCAATCTGGATTCAAGAGTCACGGAGGAGATTCTATGGGAGCTCTTTTTACAG gCTGGCCCTTTGGAAAATGTTCGAATCCCAACAGACAAAAACACAGGCCAACAAAGGTCATTTGGATTTGTTGAATTCTCTAGCCCAGTATCAGTCCACTATGCAAGCGAACTATTAGATGGGATAAGGTTGTATGACCGCGCAATTAATGTGAAGCCACAGAGCAATAACCAAGATGCAGCCATGACACCCAACAGACAATCACCACTACTGCTCCTCACCCCTAAGCACAATGGCAGGCAAAAAGACCTTGAAAACTCCTTTGAAAGACCTGAGTTTAGGCGTAGTCATTCACAACCAGGACAGTTTTGGCAGCAACCTGGAGCACAGTTTCCATCACATCCAGGAATGTTTCCATACACACCAGAAATGGTGTCAAGAGGGCATCCTCCTTTTGTCAGCCCGCAATTGCCCCCAAACACCTATCCACAAAGACAAAACTACAGATGA
- the LOC116605526 gene encoding uncharacterized protein LOC116605526 isoform X2, producing MLGKCQLITTNFKTPMKTEKQTPPDVIPLNVGGYYFVTRRSTLMKDSDSMLAVMFSGRHHLDTDNEGRYFIDRDGTLFKHVLGFLRDEQVLPPPSLAIHVYKEAQFYQIQRLIERLERYANVFALKLNNAKKFKLGDSFDAWKNNIIRTAQERSMESLSSTGRVNFVCAEDRKMFKAADDCIGQLEHSLVVTSPGKDRQTCCHESYEQVLGRIAKPDLELELSPGDTELFARLTERELRTEGYTCRVWREEIRCNNVRKLFGIGLEECELKLVEYYVEFEWPEPESACDRQIP from the exons ATGTTGGGTAAATGCCAGCTGATCACTACAAATTTTAAAACCCCAATGAAGACTGAAAAGCAG ACTCCACCAGACGTCATCCCGTTAAATGTGGGAGGTTACTATTTCGTAACGAGGCGGTCCACTCTCATGAAGGACAGCGATTCCATGCTGGCGGTTATGTTCAGCGGTCGCCACCATCTCGACACGGACAATGAGGGCAGATACTTCATAGACAG GGACGGCACACTCTTCAAACACGTGTTGGGCTTCCTGAGGGACGAGCAGGTCCTTCCACCGCCTTCTCTCGCCATACACGTGTACAAGGAGGCCCAATTCTACCAGATACAGCGGTTAATCGAGAGACTGGAGCGCTACGCAAACGTCTTCGCGCTCAAGCTTAACAACGCTAAGAAATTCAAACTGGGAGATTCGTTCGACGCGTGGAAAAACAACATTATCAGAACAGCTCAGGAGAGAAGCATGGAGAGCCTTTCGTCGACAGGAAGGGTGAACTTCGTGTGTGCCGAGGATAGAAAGATGTTCAAAGCAGCTGATGACTGCATTGGACAACTAGAGCACTCTCTTGTGGTCACGAGTCCAGGCAAAGACAGGCAGACCTGCTGTCACGAGTCGTACGAACAG GTTCtaggtagaatcgctaaaccTGACCTGGAACTGGAACTCTCCCCTGGGGACACAGAACTCTTTGCCCGTCTGACGGAGCGCGAGCTGAGAACGGAGGGCTACACGTGCCGGGTGTGGAGGGAGGAGATACGGTGCAATAACGTGCGCAAGCTGTTCGGAATCGGGCTAGAAGAGTGTGAACTAAAGCTAGTGGAATATTACGTGGAATTTGAGTGGCCCGAGCCGGAATCCGCTTGCGACAGACAGATACCATAG
- the LOC116605526 gene encoding uncharacterized protein LOC116605526 isoform X1 — translation MTGIRIFMDEFYHTKTGNKSTDLSMLGKCQLITTNFKTPMKTEKQTPPDVIPLNVGGYYFVTRRSTLMKDSDSMLAVMFSGRHHLDTDNEGRYFIDRDGTLFKHVLGFLRDEQVLPPPSLAIHVYKEAQFYQIQRLIERLERYANVFALKLNNAKKFKLGDSFDAWKNNIIRTAQERSMESLSSTGRVNFVCAEDRKMFKAADDCIGQLEHSLVVTSPGKDRQTCCHESYEQVLGRIAKPDLELELSPGDTELFARLTERELRTEGYTCRVWREEIRCNNVRKLFGIGLEECELKLVEYYVEFEWPEPESACDRQIP, via the exons ATGACCGGGATAAGGATATTCATGGATGAATTTTACCACACAAAAACAGGGAACAAATCAACTG atttgtCCATGTTGGGTAAATGCCAGCTGATCACTACAAATTTTAAAACCCCAATGAAGACTGAAAAGCAG ACTCCACCAGACGTCATCCCGTTAAATGTGGGAGGTTACTATTTCGTAACGAGGCGGTCCACTCTCATGAAGGACAGCGATTCCATGCTGGCGGTTATGTTCAGCGGTCGCCACCATCTCGACACGGACAATGAGGGCAGATACTTCATAGACAG GGACGGCACACTCTTCAAACACGTGTTGGGCTTCCTGAGGGACGAGCAGGTCCTTCCACCGCCTTCTCTCGCCATACACGTGTACAAGGAGGCCCAATTCTACCAGATACAGCGGTTAATCGAGAGACTGGAGCGCTACGCAAACGTCTTCGCGCTCAAGCTTAACAACGCTAAGAAATTCAAACTGGGAGATTCGTTCGACGCGTGGAAAAACAACATTATCAGAACAGCTCAGGAGAGAAGCATGGAGAGCCTTTCGTCGACAGGAAGGGTGAACTTCGTGTGTGCCGAGGATAGAAAGATGTTCAAAGCAGCTGATGACTGCATTGGACAACTAGAGCACTCTCTTGTGGTCACGAGTCCAGGCAAAGACAGGCAGACCTGCTGTCACGAGTCGTACGAACAG GTTCtaggtagaatcgctaaaccTGACCTGGAACTGGAACTCTCCCCTGGGGACACAGAACTCTTTGCCCGTCTGACGGAGCGCGAGCTGAGAACGGAGGGCTACACGTGCCGGGTGTGGAGGGAGGAGATACGGTGCAATAACGTGCGCAAGCTGTTCGGAATCGGGCTAGAAGAGTGTGAACTAAAGCTAGTGGAATATTACGTGGAATTTGAGTGGCCCGAGCCGGAATCCGCTTGCGACAGACAGATACCATAG